DNA from Nitrospirota bacterium:
AGGTACATGATTGCCGATTATATCGGTGCCGATATCATTAAAAATGAGATTACCGCCCAGGCAACGGCAGCAGCCTTTATTGACAGGGATGTTGACACCATCTTTGAGATAGGAGGTCAGGACTCGAAATATATATCGCTGAAAAATGGGGTAATTGTCGATTTCGAGATGAATAAGGCTTGCGCTGCAGGAACAGGCTCGTTCATAGAGGAACAGGCAGAGAAGCTGAATATCTCGGTTAAGGGAGAATTTCAGGAGATCGCTTTCTGCGCAAAGAATCCCTGCAGACTCGGTGAGCGCTGCACCGTCTTTATGGAAAACTCGCTTATGGCCAACCTCCAGAAGGGTTTGCCGAAAGAAGATCTGCTTTCGGGTCTTGCGTATTCAATCGTTCAAAACTACATCAACCGTGTTGTCTGTAAGCGTCCCATTGGAGACAGGATCTTTTTTCAGGGCGGGGTCGCCTTTAATAAGGCAGTAGTTGCCGCCTTCGAAAATTATCTTGGTAAAAAGGTCATTGTGCCTGAACATCATGACGTTACCGGTGCCATCGGTATGGCACTGATCGCAAGGGAACATATGAGAAGTCAGAGGCCAGAAGTCAGAAGTCAGGAACAGGACAAAATATTGTACTCATCCAGTCCCCAACCCCCAATTCCCGAAACCAGCTTTAAAGGCTTTGAAGCTTCACAGCGTCCATACGAAATTACTTCCTTTGAATGCAAGGGCTGTTCAAACATCTGCGAGATCAACCGCATTAACGTGCAGGGGGTAAAGGCTCATCTCTATTACGGCGGCAGATGCGAAAAATATGATGCAAGAAAAAAAACCGACAACTCTGATCTGCCTGACCTTTTCGCATTCAGGGATGAGATGCTCTGGCGGGCGCATCTGAAATACAGCACAGCTTATGGGGCAAAGAGTAACGAGCAGAAGAAAGACAGAATTTCGACAGCAACGCCCCACCGCCGATTACCCGTAAAGATCGGTATTCCCTTTATTTTCTATTTCCATGATCTTCTGCCCTATTGGACAACCCTCTTCTGGGAACTCGGTTTCGAGGTTGTAGTTTCCCCCGGGACCAAAAGGAGCATTATTGACCTTGGCAATGAGACCATTCTTGCAGAGACCTGTTTCCCTGTCAAGGCTGCTCACGGCCATATTGCTCATCTGATACAGGAGCGGGTTGATGCTGTTGTCATTCCGAGTTTTATCGATCTGAATGCTGAACCTGATCGGGCAAACGCAGGCCTTGCCTGTCCTTATACCCAAACCATACCCTACCTGGCAAAAACCGCCTTCCCTGATACAACCTTTATCATGCCTGCGGTCAGATTGTCCAGGGGAAGAAACAACCTTAAACAGGAACTCCTGCGAAGCCTGAGGCAGTTCAATATCTCTTCTTCCAAACTGTCTTCGGCCATGGCTGCCGCAGACAAGATGCAGGAATTCTTTGTTCAAACGATTAAAGATAAGGGAAGAGAAGTCCTCGCCGGCCTGAACGAAAAAGCCGTTGTTATCGTCGGCAGGGCATAAAATTCCTTTGACAAGGGCATGAATCTTGATATCCCGAAAAAGATCGGCAATCTCGGCGTACAGACCATTCCGATGGATTTTCTGCCCCTTGAACAACAGGAGATACATAAAGAATGGCCCACTATGTATTGGCGAGCGGGGCAGCGGATTCTCAGCGCAGCCCGGATCATAGCCGTAACCCCTCTCCTTGATGCAATCTATATCGGCAACTTTTCCTGTGGCCCTGACTCTTTTATTTTGAAGTTTTTTGAAGAAGAGATGGCAGGGAAATCCTTTCTTCACCTTGAACTTGATGCGCACAGCGCTGATGCAGGGGCTGTAACGCGGTGTGAAGCTTTTCTCGACAGTATCCGGAACCGTGATTCAGCAGTCATGCCTAAAAAGCGCATAAACCACATTCAGAAGATATCGCCATCTCACATGAGACACGACGCCTCCAGAACTGTCTATATCCCCCATATGTCTGACCATGCCTTTGCGATCGCAGCAGCCTTCTCCTATTGCGGGACAACCGCGGAAGTGCTCCCAGAGTCATCTCAGGAGTCTGTTGATCTTGGCAGGAGATTCGTATCAGGCAAGGAATGTTATCCCTGCGCCGTAACTACAGGGGATATGGTAAAGAAAGCCCTTGAGCCAGGCTTCGATCCGGCAAGATCAGCTTTCTTTATGCCGTCGGGAACAGGCCCGTGCAGGTTCGGTCAGTATAACGTCTTCCAAAGGATGGTGATCCGCGATCTTGGCATGGAAGATCTCCCGGTCATTTCACCAAACCAGAATGAACATTTCTATAAACACCTTGGCCTCGTCGGACAAGGGTATGCAATGAGGATCTGGGAGGGAGTAGTTGCGATAAGCCTTCTCAGGAAATGCCTTCTTGAGACAAGGCCTTATGAAAAGGAAAAGGGAGTAACTGACAATATCTATCAGCAGAATCTGCTGCGACTATGCGGAACACTGAGCGCAAGAACAGGGAATGTTGAGGAAGCGCTTAAAATGGCGCGACAGGAATTTGAGGGCTTATCCGTACAAAAAGAGGAAAGACCCCTCATCGGCATCGTGGGTGAGATATTTGTCCGCTCAAACAGGTTCTCCAATGAAATGCTTGTCAGGAAAATCGAAGCGCTCGGCGCAGAAGCCTATCTCACCCCTGTTGACGAATGGATCAGCTACATTAATCTCATGGGGCTCCGCAAGGTCTTGATTAAAAAAGACCTGTCTGGTATGATTACTCTTCTGTCAAAGAGGTTCTTTCAAAAGAGGGTAGAGCATAGATTGGGAAAGCTTTTTTCAGGCTTTCTGCGCACGTTGCATGAACCTGACACACGTACGATCATGCGAAATGCGCACCCCTATATCCACCCGACCTTTGAGGGCGAGGCCATCCTGAGCATAGGAAAAAGCATTGACCTTGTCAGGAGAGGGGCTTCAGGCATTATCAATGCCATGCCTTTTGGCTGTATGCCGGGCACAATAGTCAATGCACTTCTGCGGGGAGTCAAGAATAACCATAGGATCCCGTGTTTGAGCATTCCCTACGACGGGACAGAGTCCCTGACGACCGAGATACAGCTTGAAGCATTCATTGACCAGGCAAAAGAATTTAGAAATAACCGATAGCACGCAGCATCTGTTTTACCAAGAACCAGGAAAGAAGGAGGTGAGTCTGTGGGAAGCGTTGTCAAGTGGCGTAAAAAGAAGATGAGCAAGCATAAACACAAAAAACTGCTCAGGAAGACCAAGCATCAGAGGAGGAACAAATAATTAGCCCTGTCTGTTCCAAAAGGCCATACCGTATTCTGGACAGTGCATATTTATTCCAGGCGGGATACCTTTATCCCGACAAACGGCATTTCTCTGCCGTACTCGGATAAAAGGATTTTTCCCACCGTTCCTCCTCTGTTTTTCCTGCCAAAAGCACTCACAAGATAAGTCTTTTCTGCCTCGACTTTTATAATACCGATATGCCCGACGATCTCTCGAGAGATCCGTTTTTTCGGGTCCTTGACAAAAAAAACAAGGTCGCCGCTCTGGAGTCTCCCAAGCGCTTTGGGGATCTCCTGTTTTCGTCTCATCGCTACGCGCTTCCTGCCCCTCTCACCCTTGATCATGACGGTTTCTCCAAGCTCTGCCGTGATCTCCCTGCCCCATTTCCCGCTTTCGATCATGTCTTCACCATATCTAAATCGTTCCGTATAGTTACTGACCCTTCCATCTTTAAGAAGCCCCTTGCCATGAAAGCGTTTATCAAGGGCCACGGTTATCGAGTCGGCAGGGTCCTTTCCGAGCGCAAGCTCAACAGACCTGAATACGTGGTACATGCAGTCTACCCGCTCATCAGCAACGACAACATTTTTTCTCACATATTCTCCCAGAGGATCCGGGTCATACGGCAAAGCGATGAACTGCTCAGCCCAAAAGGCTATTCTCTCTCCTGTTGACCAGCCTGCGGTAGTGCGCTGAAGAACCGCGATCTCATCATCCGCCATAAAAGCGGCCGCAAAAGATGGAAGGAAAACCAATAAAATCAGAAGTTTCTTCATGATTCATTATACCCTTTTCAGGAAAAAGACTTTGAAAGGATAGTCTCCGATAGAGTATCATTCATAGATGTTAAAACCATATATGACAACAGGGATCGGAAGCCTTCCTCACCACAGTGCAATTGATGGGTGCAGGCTTGTACTCAGCTCCTTTGATATTCCGTTTTGGCCTCAATTTCCGAAGATATCCTTTAAAGAGTTCATGATACCGCAGTTCTCTGAGGGCATGCCCTTTTTGAAACTTGATCTTGACAAACAACTGATAGGGGTCGAAAAAAACAGCTCCGATGAACTAGAGCGCTTCTACGAAAGCTGCACACCGGAAAGCAGAATCGCGATATCTGAGGATTATGCCCAGGGCCTGCATGCCTTTCTCAGGATGATCAAGGGCAGGAGATTCAACGTCCTGAAGGGGCATGTCACCGGACCGCTCACCTACACGCTCGGGCTGAAAGACGATACCGGGAAGGCCGTCTATTTTGATGAAGAATTCCGCGAGATCTCACTCATGCTCCTGCAGGCAAAAACCCGCTGGCAGGTCGACATGCTGAAGCAGCATGCTGACAGCGTCATTATTTTTATTGACGAGCCGATTCTTTCTGCCCTCGGGAGTTCAAGCTATCTCGGCGTAAACGCTGATGAGGCACTCAGGCTTCTGAAGGAGATGGTCAAAACGATCAAGACTGAAGGAGGGACCGCCGGCATCCACTGCTGCGGAAATGCCGACTGGCCGATGGTAATGAAAAGCGGTGCTGATATCGTGAATTTCGATGCCTATGACTACCTTGACACCCTTGCCCTGTACCCTGAGGAATGCAGAAGCTTTCTTGAAAAGGGCGGGTATTTTGCATGGGGCATTGTGCCGACGTCGGATGCCATATCAGGAGAAAATCCCGACTCTATTCGCGAGAAATTTCAGGCCGGCCTGCGGACCCTTTCGCAGCATATTCCGCAGGATCTTATCCGCTCCCAGCTGCTCCTTACCCCTTCCTGCGGCACGGGCTCAAGAACCATAGAAGAGGCAGTAAAAATATTCCAGCTGCTTATACGATTGAAAGAGGACCTGGCGTGAAGGGCATTTTCATCTCGCTCGAAGGCATTGAAGGTACCGGCAAGTCGACGCAGGCGAGACTGCTGACCGAATATCTGCAGCAGCGTGGACGGATTATAGTCTGCACGGCAGAACCGGGCGGAACCGCCATAAGTCTGAAAATTCGCGAACTCCTTCTTTCTCTTGATAGCAGAGAAATGGACCCTGTAACCGAACTCCTTCTCTATAATGCAGCCCGGGTACAACATATCAGAGAGGTCATTGCTCCTGCACTGGAAAGGGGAGAGGTTGTTATTTCCGATCGTTTCAGCGATTCCACGCTCGCGTACCAGGGATATGGAAGAGCAATAGACCGCCGGATGATAGAGGCCCTTGATGCGATCGCAACCAAAGGCATGAGACCTGACCTGACCCTTCTGCTTGATATCGATGTCGAGACAGGCCTGCAGAGAAACAGGGAGATCAACAAGCGCGACAGACTCGAACTGGAGGATGTTGCCTTCCATAAAAAGGTGCGCGCCGGTTTTCTTGAAATGGCAGCAGGGCAGCCGGACAGGATACGGATCATTGACTGTAGTGGCAGCATTGAATCCATACACAAAAACATAACAGAGACTGTTGACGCTTTTTTGGATCAACATCCGATATAGCTGCGCAGAGAGCAGAATCCGGCAAAATTGTCATGGCATTGAAAGATATCATAGGTCAGAAAAAGGCTGTCAGCATGCTTCAGGGCATCTTAAAGAGAGACCGGCTTGCCGGCGCATATCTTTTCTGTGGAGAATCCGGCATCGGGAAAAAAACAACCGCAGTGAATTTTGCAAAGGCCGTGAACTGTTTGCATGCCGGCGGCAGCTCAACTGAGGAACAGGTCGGTTTTTTGCTGACCCCTGACCCCCAATCCCAAGTCCCTGCTTTTGACGCCTGCGAAGTCTGCGACTCCTGCCTCAAGATCAATGCGGGCACCCACCCTGATGTCGTAACGATTGCGCCTGAAGAACGCATCATCAAGATAGAGGAGGTGCGGGCCATTGAAGAGACCCTGTCCTTCAGACCTTTTGAGGGAAAAAAGAAAACGGTCATTGTAGATGATGCTGACAGCATGAATCTCTCGGCGGCAAACGCCTTTCTTAAAACCCTTGAAGAACCGCCCGAAGACAGCCTTATTATTCTGGTCACATCTCGGCCTGATCGTCTTCCTGCAACCATACGTTCACGGTGCTCGAAGATCTCGTTTCATACGCATTCACTGACTTCCTGCAGAGAGATCCTTAAAGAGAAGATGAACGGCGACGAGGCTGACCTGACACTAAGGCTTTCCCTCGGAAGACCAGGGCTTGCCCTATCCTCAGACGTCAGGGAAGATCGGGATTGGTTTATGGCCCTGCTGGGGGCAATGACCCAGGCCGAAAAAGATGGCTGGGCATCACGGGAAGAGATGGAGAAATGGTTTGACCTTGCCCTGATGTTTATCCGGGATCTTGCCGTGCACAGAATAACCGGGAAGGCCTCGCATCTCATAAACGCGGACCTTGCTGAAACTCTGGGGAAGATAGGAAAATCTGTCGACATACAGGGTATAATACTAATATATAAGGAACTGAGCTTCATAAAGTCGATGCTGCTGTTCAATCTGAACAAATCGCTCACATGGAACTACACCGCATCCCTGCTGAGAAAGGAACTGTATCCATAGTATGCCTGATATTGTCGGAATACGTTTTAAGAGCTGTGGAAAGATCTACGAGTTTGATGCAAACGATCTTGACCTTCGTAAAGGGGACAAGATCGTCATTGATTCAGAGTTCGGTCTGAGCATCGGAGCGGTTGTGGAGCCTCCGCGTCCCCTTGAAAGTTCGCCGAAGGATCTGAAAAAGGTACTCCGTGTCGCCTCAAATGAGGATTTCAAGCAAAAGGCCGACAACGAAAAATTCGAACAGGAAGCAAAGAGCTTCTGTTATGAGCGGGTTATGGCACGGGGATTGCCGATGAAGCTGGTTCGGGCCGAGGCGACACTTGACCGGAAAAGGATTGTTTTTTACTTCACTGCTGACGGAAGAATAGATTTCCGGGAACTTGTCAAAGACCTCGCCGCCAGATTCAAGACGCGCATTGAGATGCGTCAGATCGGCGTAAGAGACAAGGCAAAGCTCGTTGGCGGCTTTGGTCTCTGCGGCCAGGAACTCTGCTGCAAGGCCTTTCTTTCCAATT
Protein-coding regions in this window:
- a CDS encoding AURKAIP1/COX24 domain-containing protein, which codes for MGSVVKWRKKKMSKHKHKKLLRKTKHQRRNK
- the holB gene encoding DNA polymerase III subunit delta', producing the protein MALKDIIGQKKAVSMLQGILKRDRLAGAYLFCGESGIGKKTTAVNFAKAVNCLHAGGSSTEEQVGFLLTPDPQSQVPAFDACEVCDSCLKINAGTHPDVVTIAPEERIIKIEEVRAIEETLSFRPFEGKKKTVIVDDADSMNLSAANAFLKTLEEPPEDSLIILVTSRPDRLPATIRSRCSKISFHTHSLTSCREILKEKMNGDEADLTLRLSLGRPGLALSSDVREDRDWFMALLGAMTQAEKDGWASREEMEKWFDLALMFIRDLAVHRITGKASHLINADLAETLGKIGKSVDIQGIILIYKELSFIKSMLLFNLNKSLTWNYTASLLRKELYP
- a CDS encoding stage 0 sporulation protein codes for the protein MPDIVGIRFKSCGKIYEFDANDLDLRKGDKIVIDSEFGLSIGAVVEPPRPLESSPKDLKKVLRVASNEDFKQKADNEKFEQEAKSFCYERVMARGLPMKLVRAEATLDRKRIVFYFTADGRIDFRELVKDLAARFKTRIEMRQIGVRDKAKLVGGFGLCGQELCCKAFLSNFEPISIKMAKQQDLTLNTGKLSGACGRLMCCLGYEYHEGQQPLTAEERGRRKKEPIAEPAKVVEETLPVDSEIAPPAGAFAEEAATPSAEQKSEQQPGNPHKRRRRRRNKKRPPKPEAGA
- a CDS encoding dTMP kinase, which translates into the protein MGHCADVGCHIRRKSRLYSREISGRPADPFAAYSAGSYPLPAAPYPFLRHGLKNHRRGSKNIPAAYTIERGPGVKGIFISLEGIEGTGKSTQARLLTEYLQQRGRIIVCTAEPGGTAISLKIRELLLSLDSREMDPVTELLLYNAARVQHIREVIAPALERGEVVISDRFSDSTLAYQGYGRAIDRRMIEALDAIATKGMRPDLTLLLDIDVETGLQRNREINKRDRLELEDVAFHKKVRAGFLEMAAGQPDRIRIIDCSGSIESIHKNITETVDAFLDQHPI